One Kangiella geojedonensis DNA segment encodes these proteins:
- a CDS encoding TrmH family RNA methyltransferase, whose translation MSNRQLEHTDHLEGQDKKKKSKRQISLLAHDITVPMNVGSLFRISDALGIEKIYLSGETPTPPNNKIRKTSRSTEKYVPFETIENPVEVIQQLKQENCLIIALEITSDSIPLQELKLEQDQKVCLVLGSENTGVSQELLELSDITTHIPMLGKNSSMNVATACGIAVYGLTS comes from the coding sequence ATGAGCAACAGACAACTCGAACACACCGATCACTTAGAAGGCCAAGACAAGAAAAAGAAAAGCAAGCGCCAGATCAGTCTACTGGCACACGACATTACCGTACCCATGAACGTCGGCAGCCTTTTTCGTATTTCTGACGCCCTCGGCATTGAAAAAATCTACTTATCTGGTGAGACTCCAACGCCACCCAATAATAAAATCCGCAAAACCTCACGCAGCACGGAAAAATACGTGCCGTTTGAAACAATAGAAAACCCAGTTGAAGTAATACAACAATTAAAACAAGAAAACTGCTTAATCATCGCCTTAGAAATCACCAGCGACAGTATTCCACTACAAGAACTAAAACTAGAACAAGATCAGAAAGTTTGCCTAGTTCTAGGCTCAGAAAATACTGGAGTCAGCCAAGAACTCCTAGAACTATCCGACATTACCACCCACATCCCCATGCTTGGCAAAAACTCCTCCATGAATGTCGCAACAGCCTGCGGGATAGCGGTGTATGGACTTACTTCTTAG
- the mraZ gene encoding division/cell wall cluster transcriptional repressor MraZ, translating into MFRGATAINMDAKGRIAIPAKYRSRFHDACANQIVVTIDLFDPCLLLFPLPQWEQLETTLDTFSNTDPNQRRIKRMLLGHASEHEIDGNGRILLPPVLREYAHLEKEVLLAGQGKTFQIWNENNWHKKIEDDVAALGEGPLDTENLPDLAF; encoded by the coding sequence ATGTTTAGAGGCGCAACTGCAATCAATATGGACGCGAAAGGTCGTATCGCCATTCCGGCGAAGTACCGTTCGCGTTTTCATGATGCTTGCGCTAATCAAATTGTGGTGACAATTGACCTGTTTGACCCGTGCTTACTGCTTTTCCCGCTTCCCCAATGGGAACAACTCGAAACCACTTTAGACACTTTTTCCAACACTGATCCTAACCAACGACGTATTAAGCGTATGTTACTCGGCCATGCATCTGAGCATGAAATCGATGGTAACGGGCGTATTCTACTACCACCTGTTCTTCGTGAATATGCACATCTTGAAAAAGAAGTGTTATTAGCGGGCCAAGGTAAAACATTCCAGATTTGGAATGAGAATAACTGGCACAAGAAGATTGAAGATGATGTGGCTGCGTTGGGCGAGGGTCCATTAGATACAGAGAATTTACCGGACCTGGCGTTTTAA
- a CDS encoding glutaminase: MNYKEIFEQISDELKDFDEIGQVATYIPALAKANPNKFGMYLVTEEGHEYDHGDVEETFSIQSISKVLSLVYAFKLVGTDLWKRVGVEPSGSPFNSLVQLEYEQGIPRNPLINAGAIVVCDILVSQLKDPYHDFIDFVRELAGNPSIDYCNETAQSEKECGFKNNAHINLMKSYGNIENDAEEVLDFYFHLCSIEMSCKDLAQTFMFLARGGKNPLNNKRILTARETKRINAIMLLCGFYDEAGEFAFKVGLPGKSGVGGGIVAIYPDQYSVAVWSPGLNTKGNSSKGIKALEIFTTITQSNVFGPSPIFDELEYE; the protein is encoded by the coding sequence ATGAATTACAAAGAGATTTTCGAGCAGATCAGTGATGAATTAAAGGACTTTGACGAAATTGGTCAAGTCGCTACCTACATTCCTGCGCTAGCTAAAGCCAACCCTAACAAGTTCGGCATGTACTTAGTCACCGAAGAAGGTCATGAATACGATCATGGCGATGTTGAGGAAACCTTCTCTATCCAGAGTATTTCTAAAGTTCTTTCATTAGTCTACGCTTTCAAGTTAGTAGGCACTGACTTATGGAAGCGTGTTGGAGTAGAGCCTTCTGGTAGCCCCTTCAATTCTTTAGTGCAGCTTGAATACGAGCAAGGTATACCGAGAAATCCTCTGATCAACGCTGGCGCTATCGTGGTTTGCGATATTTTGGTCAGCCAATTGAAGGATCCTTACCACGATTTCATCGATTTCGTGCGAGAACTGGCCGGTAATCCCTCAATAGATTACTGCAACGAAACCGCCCAATCAGAAAAAGAGTGTGGTTTTAAAAACAACGCCCATATCAATCTTATGAAGTCTTATGGCAATATTGAGAATGATGCTGAGGAAGTACTCGACTTCTACTTCCACCTCTGCTCAATTGAAATGTCGTGTAAAGACTTAGCCCAAACCTTTATGTTCTTAGCCCGTGGCGGCAAGAACCCTCTAAACAATAAGCGCATCTTAACCGCTCGTGAAACCAAGCGGATCAACGCCATCATGCTACTGTGCGGCTTTTATGACGAAGCCGGTGAGTTCGCCTTTAAAGTCGGCCTACCTGGTAAAAGTGGTGTTGGTGGTGGCATTGTCGCCATCTATCCCGACCAATATAGTGTTGCCGTATGGAGTCCCGGCCTAAACACTAAAGGCAACTCAAGCAAAGGTATTAAAGCGCTAGAGATCTTCACCACCATTACTCAATCCAACGTTTTCGGGCCATCGCCTATCTTCGACGAACTAGAGTACGAATAA
- the rsmI gene encoding 16S rRNA (cytidine(1402)-2'-O)-methyltransferase produces MVDLTDSNKENSQHINQFQADAGTLYVVATPIGNISDISYRAIETLQQVNLICAEDTRHSQRLMSHYDITTPMISLHEHNEEARIEQIAEKLNDGLSVALISDAGTPLISDPGFKLVRGLRQKGFRISPIPGASALISALSVAGLATDSFSFWGFLPSKSKARKERYEALSEHKETLVFYESSHRIADSLKDLSEVMGDRHVVIAREITKNFETILSGVSSIVLEQVINDPNQQKGEFVVMVEGVTKVSVGDEISQEARNIMAHLISELPPNKAAKLAAQITGAKKKDLYQWALQQKAD; encoded by the coding sequence ATGGTAGATTTGACAGATTCTAACAAGGAAAATTCACAACATATCAATCAGTTCCAAGCAGATGCTGGAACCTTGTATGTTGTAGCTACGCCTATTGGCAATATCAGCGATATTTCTTATCGAGCCATTGAAACTTTACAGCAGGTTAACTTAATTTGCGCTGAAGATACGCGGCACAGTCAACGTCTAATGTCTCACTATGACATTACGACCCCCATGATTTCATTGCATGAGCATAATGAAGAAGCGCGCATTGAGCAGATTGCAGAGAAGCTGAACGATGGCTTATCGGTTGCCCTGATTTCCGACGCGGGAACGCCATTAATCAGTGACCCAGGCTTTAAACTGGTTCGAGGCTTACGCCAAAAAGGTTTTAGAATTAGTCCTATTCCAGGGGCTAGCGCCTTGATTTCAGCATTATCGGTTGCGGGGTTAGCTACCGACAGTTTCAGCTTTTGGGGCTTTCTGCCGTCGAAGTCAAAGGCTAGAAAAGAACGCTATGAAGCCCTTTCAGAGCATAAAGAAACGTTGGTTTTTTATGAATCTTCGCACCGTATCGCCGACAGTTTGAAGGATTTAAGCGAGGTTATGGGTGATAGGCATGTGGTTATTGCGAGAGAAATAACCAAAAACTTTGAAACTATTTTGTCCGGTGTTTCGTCTATAGTACTAGAACAGGTTATAAACGACCCGAACCAACAAAAAGGTGAATTTGTGGTAATGGTCGAAGGTGTAACGAAAGTGTCTGTCGGTGATGAGATAAGCCAAGAAGCACGAAATATCATGGCTCACCTCATCTCAGAGCTACCGCCAAACAAGGCGGCAAAGCTAGCGGCACAAATCACAGGTGCAAAAAAGAAAGACTTGTATCAGTGGGCGTTACAGCAAAAAGCAGATTAA
- the rsmH gene encoding 16S rRNA (cytosine(1402)-N(4))-methyltransferase RsmH, translated as MTSSDTETAHDAVLLDEAVEALVINPDGIYIDCTFGRGGHSRAVLSMLSDKGRLMAFDKDPQAILVGQSLEQEDSRFEIIHESFSLLEQKVSEKSLVGEIDGIMMDLGVSSPQLDQAERGFSFMQDGPLDMRMDTTRGQTAEQWIAETKEEDMVWAFKAFGEERYAKRIARAIIEKRQKASINRTLQLAEIIKEAHPRWEKHKHPATRCFQAIRIAVNSELDDLQKTLEQTLECLKVGGRMVAISFHSLEDRMVKRFIQKQEKGQDFPPGLPVTEDMINRRMKKVGKFTKAGDEELERNNRARSAVMRVAEKLA; from the coding sequence ATGACTTCTAGTGATACAGAGACGGCGCACGATGCGGTTCTTCTGGATGAGGCCGTGGAGGCTCTAGTGATCAACCCTGACGGTATTTACATTGACTGCACCTTTGGCCGTGGTGGCCATAGCCGAGCAGTTTTGTCGATGCTATCTGATAAAGGGCGCTTAATGGCCTTCGATAAAGATCCTCAGGCGATCTTAGTCGGTCAGTCGTTAGAGCAAGAAGATTCTCGGTTTGAAATTATACATGAAAGCTTTTCCCTTTTAGAACAAAAGGTTAGCGAGAAATCATTAGTCGGTGAAATAGACGGCATTATGATGGATTTAGGCGTTTCGTCGCCACAGTTAGATCAGGCGGAGCGCGGTTTCAGCTTTATGCAAGACGGTCCGCTGGACATGCGTATGGACACTACACGTGGGCAAACTGCTGAGCAGTGGATAGCTGAAACGAAAGAAGAGGATATGGTGTGGGCGTTCAAAGCTTTTGGCGAAGAACGTTACGCCAAACGAATCGCGAGAGCGATCATTGAGAAGCGACAAAAAGCCTCAATCAACCGCACATTACAGTTAGCGGAAATTATAAAAGAGGCACATCCACGCTGGGAAAAACATAAGCACCCAGCAACTCGCTGTTTTCAGGCAATTCGTATTGCCGTGAACAGTGAGCTGGATGATTTACAAAAGACTTTGGAGCAAACGCTGGAGTGCTTGAAAGTCGGTGGCCGTATGGTCGCCATCAGTTTCCATTCGCTAGAAGATCGAATGGTGAAACGATTTATACAGAAGCAGGAAAAAGGCCAGGATTTTCCACCTGGCTTGCCGGTGACGGAAGACATGATTAACCGCCGGATGAAAAAAGTCGGCAAGTTCACCAAAGCCGGTGACGAAGAGTTAGAACGAAATAACCGCGCGCGAAGCGCGGTTATGCGTGTTGCGGAGAAACTTGCGTGA
- a CDS encoding penicillin-binding protein activator, whose translation MTKKSFNKNLSLAICSFLVVSCVTTKPRSSSSDDGIRDRVAQSPDFYLQQAEQQTGTAQAPFKLKAAIAYQEMGNPAEAYSVLRSFQPTELPAEQRDGYNLLLGEVALTQDKPFESIRALQAIGNPQDHSQNWQSHYAITLADSLAANNRLADAAVTRLEASSLFNDYRIAEQQFDRAWQELIASPVGAIELKRSRASDHQVLGWLDMAIIRHRYMRNASNMSTAMDEWSQIYPDHPAINYLDMSQMGSFDFTAVAPTKIGLFVPLSGNLAPVGQLIRDGFMAAYYEQPNRAETADVVVYDTHGIDIQTLYQRAFEEGVDFVVGPLLKSNMEDLAAQPSLPIPTLALNRLDSNYAPSNFFQFGLPIEDEARQIARHAMRQGQDRAFIINADASLGKRAVEAFTQEFEQMGGYIVKTANISHNQNVKAAVMAMLGADQAEKRAQDLQNYLNIPIEASGQGSATADFIFLISKVDKARIIKPYLNYYYAYDLPVYATSTVYEGYTNPTRDNDLDGISFTDAPWMLGSTEAIEDSRRRMKQLVPNSTNSLARFFALGHDAYAIIPQLPEFAQSPNHGIEGLSGYLTMDAYGQFVRQLAWGMFRGGQMIPLRSTGLNEGTEL comes from the coding sequence ATGACAAAAAAGTCCTTTAACAAGAACCTATCATTAGCGATTTGTAGCTTTTTAGTAGTTTCCTGTGTCACCACGAAACCTCGTTCTTCGAGTTCAGATGATGGTATACGTGACCGTGTCGCACAATCGCCTGATTTCTATTTACAGCAAGCAGAACAACAGACTGGTACTGCCCAAGCGCCCTTTAAGCTTAAAGCCGCGATTGCTTATCAGGAAATGGGGAACCCAGCAGAAGCCTATTCAGTGCTGAGGAGTTTTCAGCCAACAGAACTGCCAGCCGAACAACGCGATGGGTATAACTTATTGTTGGGCGAAGTTGCTCTAACGCAAGATAAACCTTTTGAGTCTATTCGTGCGTTACAAGCTATCGGCAACCCTCAAGATCACAGTCAAAACTGGCAATCTCATTACGCTATTACGCTAGCAGATAGCTTAGCCGCTAATAATCGCTTGGCTGATGCTGCCGTCACTCGCCTTGAAGCATCATCACTATTTAACGATTACCGTATCGCAGAACAGCAATTCGACCGAGCATGGCAAGAACTGATCGCTTCTCCTGTTGGTGCCATCGAGCTAAAACGCTCACGCGCTTCGGATCATCAGGTACTCGGCTGGTTAGACATGGCCATTATTCGTCACCGTTACATGCGTAATGCATCAAACATGTCTACGGCTATGGACGAATGGTCTCAAATTTACCCTGACCACCCTGCTATTAATTACCTTGATATGAGCCAAATGGGCTCATTCGACTTTACAGCCGTAGCGCCAACCAAGATTGGCTTGTTCGTTCCGTTATCAGGAAATTTAGCACCTGTTGGACAGTTAATTCGTGATGGATTCATGGCTGCCTACTATGAGCAACCTAACCGCGCTGAAACTGCCGATGTTGTTGTTTATGATACGCATGGTATTGATATTCAAACTCTCTACCAACGTGCTTTTGAAGAAGGCGTTGATTTTGTAGTCGGCCCACTACTTAAATCCAATATGGAAGATCTAGCTGCTCAACCGAGCCTACCGATCCCAACGCTAGCTCTAAACCGACTTGATTCAAACTATGCGCCAAGTAACTTTTTCCAGTTTGGCCTACCCATTGAAGATGAAGCGCGACAAATTGCTCGCCATGCCATGCGTCAGGGACAAGATCGCGCCTTTATCATTAATGCCGACGCCTCGCTCGGTAAGCGTGCTGTAGAAGCCTTTACACAAGAGTTTGAGCAGATGGGTGGCTACATTGTTAAGACCGCCAACATTTCACACAACCAAAACGTTAAAGCCGCTGTAATGGCGATGCTGGGTGCTGATCAGGCGGAAAAACGTGCACAAGATTTACAGAACTACCTCAATATTCCGATTGAGGCAAGCGGTCAAGGCTCTGCAACCGCGGACTTCATTTTCCTCATTTCAAAAGTTGATAAAGCCCGCATAATCAAGCCTTACCTTAACTACTATTACGCGTATGACTTGCCAGTGTACGCCACATCAACGGTTTATGAAGGCTATACCAACCCAACGCGTGACAATGATTTAGATGGTATTTCCTTCACTGACGCTCCTTGGATGCTTGGTAGTACCGAAGCAATTGAAGATAGCCGTCGCCGTATGAAGCAATTGGTTCCAAACTCGACCAATAGCTTGGCACGCTTTTTTGCGTTAGGTCATGATGCCTATGCCATCATTCCGCAACTGCCAGAGTTTGCTCAAAGTCCGAATCACGGTATTGAAGGCTTATCGGGATATCTTACGATGGATGCCTACGGACAATTTGTTCGCCAACTCGCTTGGGGGATGTTTCGTGGCGGCCAAATGATACCTTTGCGCTCGACAGGACTCAACGAAGGAACTGAACTTTAA
- a CDS encoding DUF3016 domain-containing protein: MKSYKHILVSVIGALALSFAGASFASNDEAQSKAGIKVEWGDFDDYRDVRAASEPKGTFHKRVKESFDKFFTEYGKELPEGQTLSIEIKDLDLAGHVQMTGTRNIRTMKELYFPRMEFSYKLTGADGNVIKEGDAKIKDMNYLYHEKTWKRYREGFYYEKRMFREWFEDTLGKS; the protein is encoded by the coding sequence ATGAAAAGCTACAAACACATTCTAGTCAGTGTCATTGGTGCCTTAGCGTTGAGTTTTGCTGGTGCTTCTTTTGCAAGTAATGACGAAGCTCAATCTAAAGCAGGAATTAAGGTTGAGTGGGGAGATTTCGATGATTATCGAGATGTTCGTGCGGCTTCTGAGCCAAAAGGCACCTTCCATAAACGCGTAAAAGAAAGCTTTGATAAGTTTTTTACTGAATATGGTAAAGAATTACCAGAAGGTCAGACTTTATCAATTGAAATCAAAGACCTAGATTTGGCTGGACATGTTCAAATGACAGGCACTCGTAATATTCGCACCATGAAAGAGCTCTACTTTCCGCGCATGGAGTTCAGTTATAAGCTGACAGGAGCTGATGGTAACGTCATTAAAGAAGGCGATGCCAAAATTAAAGACATGAATTATTTATATCATGAAAAAACATGGAAGCGTTACAGAGAAGGCTTCTATTACGAGAAACGCATGTTCCGCGAATGGTTTGAGGACACGCTGGGAAAAAGCTAA
- the ftsL gene encoding cell division protein FtsL: MSKSKSRADKKKVKETNSLWPFYSLMAAFARRFGVITLGVIVVISAITVAYQTHQLRQATIELKKLQDEQTALDLQWQKLRLEQSALSDHSRIEQLAEQQLEMKHTDNDDEIIMKPALRDKE, encoded by the coding sequence TTGAGCAAAAGCAAGAGCCGCGCGGACAAAAAAAAGGTTAAAGAAACCAATAGCTTATGGCCTTTTTACAGTTTGATGGCAGCTTTCGCAAGACGTTTTGGTGTGATTACGTTAGGTGTGATTGTGGTGATTTCAGCGATTACCGTAGCCTATCAAACCCACCAGCTTCGCCAGGCAACGATTGAGTTGAAGAAGCTACAGGATGAACAAACAGCGTTGGATTTGCAGTGGCAAAAATTAAGGTTAGAGCAAAGCGCTTTATCAGACCATAGCAGAATCGAGCAGTTGGCTGAGCAACAGTTAGAAATGAAACATACGGACAATGATGACGAAATCATCATGAAACCAGCTCTTAGAGATAAAGAGTAG